The Coffea arabica cultivar ET-39 chromosome 2c, Coffea Arabica ET-39 HiFi, whole genome shotgun sequence genome includes the window GTGTTGTGTTGTGTCTGTGGCTGTCTCTGGTGGGTTTCTGCGCTCAGAATTGAGAACCCGCATCAAAAGTTTTGTGGGTTTTTGACAAAAATGGTCCAAGATGATTCTTCTGTAAAATCGTCAAAACCCCATTACATCAGACCAAAGCATGTCAATCTCTTCAATGAGCCaagaaattttgatttttccacATGGGTTTCTGAGAGCTCCTTGAAACTGCTTGTTTTTTGCATTTTAACACTCACAGTAGCagcccttttcttcttcttgcaaaCTTCCAATACCACCCAAAACTCTATTTTTTGCTTCAAAACTTCCCATCAAAACCACCCTGAAAAGCTCAAGTTTCCAAAGCTTGACCTCAATTCAATCCAGCCCATTTTAGACAAGTCCTCACCCTATTCTTCCTTCCACTCAGAACAGTGGATTGTGGTTTCAGTTTCAGACTATCCTTCTGCTTCACTCCAGAGCCTGGTTAGGATAAAGGGTTGGCAAGTTCTTGCAATAGGCAACGTAAAAACCCCAAAAGATTGGATTTTGAAGGGTGCAATATACTTGTCATTAGAAGACCAAGCAAATTTGGGGTTCAGAGTAGTGGATTACCTTCCTTATGATtcttttgttaggaaaactgtgggctatctttttgcaatccagCACGGTGCTAGGAAGATTTTTGATGCTGATGGTCGCGGGGAAGTGATAGGTGGGGAGATAGGGAAGCATTTTGATTTGGAGATTGATGGAGATATAGCAAAAGAGCAGAGGATTTTGCAGTATAGTCATGTAACTGCGAATAGGACTGCTGTGAATCCTTATGTTCATTTTGGACAGAGATCAGTTTGGCCTAGAGGATTGCCATTGGAAAATGTCGGTGAAGTTAATCACGAGGAGTTTTACAGTGAAGTGTCTGGAGGAATGCAGTACATACAGCAGGGAATAAGCAATGGATTACCCGATGTTGATTCGGTATTCTATTCGACCAGAAAAGCAGGGTTGGAAACATTCGATATAGGGTTTGACGAACATGCTCCTAAAGTTGCATTGCCTCGAGGTATGATGGTGCCGGtgaattcattcaatacattgtTTCATTATAATGCATTTTGGTCCTTGATGCTTCCCGTCTCTGTTAGCAAGATGGCATGTGATATCTTAAGGGGCTACTGGGGACAAAGGTTGTTGTGGGAAATTGGTGGTTATGTTGTGGTTTATCCTCCAACAGTTCATAGAAATGATGAACTTGAAGCATACCCTTTTTCCGAGGAGAAAGACCTTCATGTAAATGTAGGCCGTTTAATAAGGTTCTTGATTTCTTGGAGATCTGAAAAGCATAGGTTATTTGAGAAGATTTTGGATTTGAGTTATGCCATGGCTGAAGAAGGTTTCTGGGGGGAAAATGATGTCAAATATACTGCTGCTTGGTTGCAAGATTTGCTTTCTGTTGGATATCAGCAGCCAAGCATATTCCAAATTGAATTGGATGGACAAAAGGGAGAAATCGTCCCTGGAGATAGAAAGGAATTTGTCCCTCGAAAACTACCTTCTGTGCATCTTGGAGTTGAGGAGTCGGGAACAGTGAATTATGAAATAGGGAATTTAGTTAGATGGAGGAAGAGTTTTGGTAATGTGGTGCTAATTATGTTTGTCAGTGGACCTGTCCAACAAACTGCTTTAGAATGGAGATTGCTTTATGGCAGAATATTCAAAACAGTGGTTATTCTATCAAACCAGGCTGATGCAGATCTTGCAATTGGACAAGGGCAATTGGACCAACTATACAAGTATGTAGACGACATTTTGATTCACATTATCTCATTACTGCTTACATACTCATTGAATATTATTCCAATCAAGATTTTCAGTTGTTTCTGCTTCAGAGTGCTTCGTTTATCTGGCTGACTACTCTGATTGCTTACATGGTTAAACTTCTATTTATCATCTCATAGATGTGATGAAGCTACTAATGGTAATGATCAAGGCaaaaaaattaacataaaaGATGGATCCATTTTGGAGAATATACGACTAAGCAGCAATAGCATGAAAACAGTGAATATCAAAGATCAATCTTGTTGTTATTTTTCAAAAGATGAGAGAACTTTGCTTGAGAATACATGTTGAAGCATTTCAAGATAACACTATAATTTTTAGAAGTGTATTTCCCATAGGTAAAGCCAGCCATAAACATTCTagaaaaagttaaaagaaaaaagaggggaAGAATGGTACATTCTTAATATTGAATCCTGTCATAATGAAGAAATTTTGCCTTCTTTTATCTTGTTGTaaggaagaaattttggtgtctCAGTTTAGTTCATGCACGATCCTGTTGTAAGGAAGGAATTCTGGCTTCTTAAGTTAGTTCATGCACAATCCTTAATTATGAAGTTTGGCAGCATTGCACAGTCACTAACCTTTACTTGTTTGTGAAAGAGGTTTTGACATGAAAAGTTTCTTGCTTTAGGATTCCTATCATGTTCCGTGTAGCCGAACTAAGGAATATTAAGAGTCGCAGACTGATGCCTTTAAGTCTTAGGAGTTTTTGAATTAAATATTCCCTTGTACATATAGTTGGTTGCCAAATCATATGCTCACAGAAAACAAGagttaaaatcaaaattttcacttGATGCCGTCGGACAATAGCACAGCTGATAAATACCAATTTTGGCTGTATGGTATAGGACTGTGAATCATCTTCATGCTGTGAAAATAATATGCTATTTAGGAACATATAGGAAAGCTAtggaaaaagaaacgaaaaaatcTCAATCACACATTTCTGATAGCTGCTGGCATTTCTTCACtctcctctttctccttttttagTTAGGTGTTGGGGCAATTGGAGATGGGAGGGGCAATCGTGGATTGTAGCCCTGGTGGTGTATGTTGTAGGAGTTGGTGTACGTTATTAGTAGATAGCTCAGATTTTTCTAGATTCCTTCAGTGAAAATGATATTACCTTTTACAATAGTGGCTATGGCTTTGACGTATAAAGTGAAGTGAGAAAATTAAAGTGTCATATCATGTCTCACTTGAATAATAAGTGAACCTCTAGAGTACTTGTCTGGTTTCATGTCAAACTAGTTAGCTATCCAATAAGCAGAGCACGATAGGTGCATGATCATTAAGCTCTGGGGATTTGCTGTTGGTTTTCCTACTATGCCTAAgaaaaatggggaaaaaaaagactTTGTTTTACATATAGaacatcaaatcatttcaatgaCATTGAATCTCCTATGGCAAATGAACAGGAAAGGAATACATTCTTATTTGCTCTTGAGGAATACATTCTTATTTGCTAAACAGATGGAATCCCTCCAACTCTTAATATTTTGAAGCTTCGTTATAGCTTTTCTTCCTTTATCATTCTATTAATGACTTCTTCTAAGCAACCCTTTAAGTGGAATAATATTTTAGTTGTTGTATAATCATCCTTGATTTGCATTTGACTGATTATTCTAATAAGATGTCGTTATccttcactttttcttttcccaaaagGATTCCAGACATAAAAGAATTTGCCTGAATATAATTGCAGGGAGGGGGGTGGGGTGGGTAAAACATGTTATACTAGTTAGCTGATTTAGTTT containing:
- the LOC113727112 gene encoding probable glycosyltransferase STELLO1 → MVQDDSSVKSSKPHYIRPKHVNLFNEPRNFDFSTWVSESSLKLLVFCILTLTVAALFFFLQTSNTTQNSIFCFKTSHQNHPEKLKFPKLDLNSIQPILDKSSPYSSFHSEQWIVVSVSDYPSASLQSLVRIKGWQVLAIGNVKTPKDWILKGAIYLSLEDQANLGFRVVDYLPYDSFVRKTVGYLFAIQHGARKIFDADGRGEVIGGEIGKHFDLEIDGDIAKEQRILQYSHVTANRTAVNPYVHFGQRSVWPRGLPLENVGEVNHEEFYSEVSGGMQYIQQGISNGLPDVDSVFYSTRKAGLETFDIGFDEHAPKVALPRGMMVPVNSFNTLFHYNAFWSLMLPVSVSKMACDILRGYWGQRLLWEIGGYVVVYPPTVHRNDELEAYPFSEEKDLHVNVGRLIRFLISWRSEKHRLFEKILDLSYAMAEEGFWGENDVKYTAAWLQDLLSVGYQQPSIFQIELDGQKGEIVPGDRKEFVPRKLPSVHLGVEESGTVNYEIGNLVRWRKSFGNVVLIMFVSGPVQQTALEWRLLYGRIFKTVVILSNQADADLAIGQGQLDQLYKYLPKIFARFNSTEGFLFLHDNTILNYWHLVQADRSKLWIANQVPASRTAIDQNLSWFSKQADMVKKVVSTMPAHLQVNYKGSNPSEQSLAFCGSEVFYVPRKFVQDFIDLVDLVGDLDIHHKIAVPVFFMAMDVPQNFDSVLNKMIYKTEASSIDSQDFYSAHVPAVHPWIVSNESDFLKLIKLMSAGDPLLMELV